In Papaver somniferum cultivar HN1 chromosome 1, ASM357369v1, whole genome shotgun sequence, a genomic segment contains:
- the LOC113316952 gene encoding uncharacterized protein LOC113316952 isoform X4 — protein MRVDFNSFHVKGLLLGLTDVDDPIPRSSNGLSEEISFKILKQVVEVEQATMWKFLWWSGIIAVHVMVGQSIDDHSKLFSSTSSSSLCLLFPSWFAG, from the exons ATGAGGGTCGATTTCAATTCTTTCCATGTGAAG GGTTTGCTGTTAGGATTGACAGATGTTGATGATCCTATTCCCAGATCTAGTAATGGCTTGTCTGAAGAAATTTCTTTTAAGATTCTGAAACAG GTTGTCGAGGTGGAGCAAGCAACCATGTGGAAGTTTCTTTGGTGGTCGGGAATCATAGCTGTCCATGTTATGGTTGGCCAAAGCATAGATGATCACTCG AAACTTTTCTCCAGCACTTCCTCCTCAAGCCTTTGTCTTTTATTTCCTTCTTGGTTTGCGGGATGA
- the LOC113316952 gene encoding uncharacterized protein LOC113316952 isoform X1, translating into MRVDFNSFHVKGLLLGLTDVDDPIPRSSNGLSEEISFKILKQEVISRNVLVDECSRQVVEVEQATMWKFLWWSGIIAVHVMVGQSIDDHSKLFSSTSSSSLCLLFPSWFAG; encoded by the exons ATGAGGGTCGATTTCAATTCTTTCCATGTGAAG GGTTTGCTGTTAGGATTGACAGATGTTGATGATCCTATTCCCAGATCTAGTAATGGCTTGTCTGAAGAAATTTCTTTTAAGATTCTGAAACAG GAAGTTATATCCAGAAATGTACTGGTTGATGAATGTTCAAGGCAGGTTGTCGAGGTGGAGCAAGCAACCATGTGGAAGTTTCTTTGGTGGTCGGGAATCATAGCTGTCCATGTTATGGTTGGCCAAAGCATAGATGATCACTCG AAACTTTTCTCCAGCACTTCCTCCTCAAGCCTTTGTCTTTTATTTCCTTCTTGGTTTGCGGGATGA
- the LOC113316952 gene encoding uncharacterized protein LOC113316952 isoform X3 — MRVDFNSFHVKGLLLGLTDVDDPIPRSSNGLSEEISFKILKQEVISRNVLVDECSRQVVEVEQATMWKFLWWSGIIAVHVMVGQSIDDHSEGLMLVVATI; from the exons ATGAGGGTCGATTTCAATTCTTTCCATGTGAAG GGTTTGCTGTTAGGATTGACAGATGTTGATGATCCTATTCCCAGATCTAGTAATGGCTTGTCTGAAGAAATTTCTTTTAAGATTCTGAAACAG GAAGTTATATCCAGAAATGTACTGGTTGATGAATGTTCAAGGCAGGTTGTCGAGGTGGAGCAAGCAACCATGTGGAAGTTTCTTTGGTGGTCGGGAATCATAGCTGTCCATGTTATGGTTGGCCAAAGCATAGATGATCACTCG GAAGGACTCATGCTGGTTGTTGCAACAATCTGA
- the LOC113316952 gene encoding uncharacterized protein LOC113316952 isoform X2: MRVDFNSFHVKGLLLGLTDVDDPIPRSSNGLSEEISFKILKQEVISRNVLVDECSRQVVEVEQATMWKFLWWSGIIAVHVMVGQSIDDHSDSCWLLQQSDKIYAGAF, translated from the exons ATGAGGGTCGATTTCAATTCTTTCCATGTGAAG GGTTTGCTGTTAGGATTGACAGATGTTGATGATCCTATTCCCAGATCTAGTAATGGCTTGTCTGAAGAAATTTCTTTTAAGATTCTGAAACAG GAAGTTATATCCAGAAATGTACTGGTTGATGAATGTTCAAGGCAGGTTGTCGAGGTGGAGCAAGCAACCATGTGGAAGTTTCTTTGGTGGTCGGGAATCATAGCTGTCCATGTTATGGTTGGCCAAAGCATAGATGATCACTCG GACTCATGCTGGTTGTTGCAACAATCTGACAAGATATATGCTGGAGCATTTTGA